Part of the Nitrospira sp. genome, GCCCGCATGATCCTTTTCCCAATACTCGGCAATTTTCTTAAGCAGAGTCGGAAAACCAGGACGGCCCCATCGATCCTCAGGCGGAAAATAGGTCCCGGCAAAAAACGGTTTCTGATCGGGAGTGAGGAACACGGTCATCGGCCAGCCACCCTGATTCCGGTTCAATGCCAGCGTGGCTTGCATATAAATTTCGTCGAGATCGGGCCGTTCCTCGCGATCGACTTTGATGCAGACGAAATGCTGATTCATCAGCCGGGCGATCGCCTCGTTCTCAAACGATTCCCGCTCCATGACATGACACCAATGGCAGGAGGAATACCCGATGGAGAGCAGGATCGGTCGCTTCAGCTTCGCCGCCTGGGCCAAGGCCTCCGGACCCCAGGGATACCAATCCACCGGGTTATAGGCATGTTGCAGGAGATAGGGACTGGTTTGCTGTATGAGGCGATTCGGCTCGCGGCCGGCGGTTGTGCTGGTCATGCGCGAACCGTATCACGCACCGATTGAATGGGTCAATGAAGCGGAGGGGAGAAGGAGCGGCAGCCGCGCGAGGCAAAAAAATTGGCCCGCGCCGGCATCCGGAGTCGCGAGCCAATTTAGACTACGAAAGAACGTCGGAAGCGGGGATCAGTGTCCGCCCTTCTTTTCGTCCTTCTTTTTGTCTTCGCCGAACACGGTCTGGGACAGGTGTCCGCCCTTCTTCTCTTCCTTCTTCTTGTCATCGCCGAAGAGGGTCTGGGAGAAGTGGCCGCCCTTCTTCTCTTCCTTCTTCTTGTCGTCGCCGGCAAAAGACGGGGCGGTGAATGCAACGAGAATGGCTGCCGCTACGAATGCAAATAGAGCACGCTTCATGGAAACCCCTCCTTGAAAGGTTGAGAATATAAGTGCCCACCACAAGGGCGCGCCGAGGGTAGCCAACCTGTCAAAAAAAGTCAACGAAACTCTTCACCATCTTGTTTCGCCTACGCAGAAAGCCCGGCAGGGCCAGGGCCACCCCCCTGGAGAACCGCTCCAGCACCCCCTCTGGTTGGATTCGAAACTAATCTGAATTCTCAAGAGGATATGAGTTGAACATCAACGAATGATTGCGCCTTCATCTTCTTCAGACTTGCCCATGGTTCAGGCGTTACCGTCTCTGCGACTCTGCCTGCATCGACGGTCTTTGGCGACAGGTTCTAATCGGTGGGACGCGGCATCCCTGCGCAGCGAACAAGCCCGATGATCCACGCCCGCGCGTGACCCACTGTGATACACTCATGAACAAGGCCACTCACCTCCGGGTCGCAGCCTATGACCACCGATGACATCGGTCCCTATTCCAACTACCGCCTGACCGTCCGCCTCGCACTCCTCAACAAACCGGGTATCTTCGCAAAAGTCGCCGGCCTGCTGGCCGAAGAGGGGGCCAACCTCGGGGCCGTGGATATCGTGTCAGCCAATGCCGAACGCATGATCAGGGACATTACCTTCGACGTGCAGAATGAGGCCCACGGAGAACATGTCCTCGAACGCCTCGAAGCCCTGCCGGAAGTGAATGTGCTCTCGGCATCCGACCGGATTTTCCTCCTCCATCTGGGAGGAAAGATCAGAGTCCAGAGCAAAGTCCCGGTCAATACGCGCAACGTCCTCTCGATGATCTACACTCCCGGCGTCGGACGCGTCTGCCAGGCCATCGCGAAAGACCCCTCGAAAGCCTATGCCTTCACGATCAAGAGCAATAGCGTGGCCGTCGTCACCGACGGGTCTGCGGTACTGGGTTTGGGCAATCTCGGTCCCGCCGCCGCGCTTCCGGTGATGGAAGGCAAGGTCATGTTGTTCAAGGAATTGGCGGGCATCGACGCCTGGCCGATTTGTGTTGCCACCCAGGACCCTGATGAAATCATCCGCATCGTGCGCGGCATCGCCCCCGGTTTCGGCGGCATCAACCTGGAAGACATCAGTGCCCCGCGTTGCTTTGAAATTGAACGCGCACTCAAGACATCCCTCGACATTCCCGTCATGCACGACGATCAACATGGCACGGCCGTTGTCCTCCTGGCTGCGCTCACCAATGCCTTGAAGGTGGTCGGAAAACGGATGGAAGATGTCCGGATCGTCGTGAACGGTCTGGGCGCGGCCGGAACCGCCTGTTGCCGCATTTTGCTTGCCGCCGGGGCATCCCATCTCATCGGGTGCGACAAAGAAGGCATCGTGCTGATGGGTGATGCGGAGGAACTGCGAACCTGCCGCACCGATCTTCACGCCTGCATCCGTCGGGATCAGCCGCGCGGGACGCTCCACGATGCCTTGAAGGGCGCCGACGTGTTCATCGGGCTCTCCGTGGGCAATGTGCTGAACCGGGAGGATCTCGAACGGATGAATCAGGACCGGATCGTCTTCGCGATGGCCAACCCCGATCCGGAGATCGAACCGAAGGTGGGCGATGAGGCCTCACGGATCTTTGCCACCGGACGGTCGGACTTTCCCAACCAGATCAACAACGCCCTGTCGTTTCCCGGAATTTTCCGCGGGGCGCTCGACGTGCAAGCCAGCGAGATCAACGAAGCCATGAAGCTGGCGGCGGCCGAGGCTATTGCCGGTTGTGTGCCGGCCGAAGCCCTGTCGGAGGACTACATCATCCCCAGCGTGTTCGATCGCGACGTGGTGCCGCGCGTCGCGAAGGCAGTGGCCGCGGCTGCACGCGCAACCGGCGTGGCCCGCCGCCGTATCCGGATCGA contains:
- a CDS encoding NAD-dependent malic enzyme; translation: MTTDDIGPYSNYRLTVRLALLNKPGIFAKVAGLLAEEGANLGAVDIVSANAERMIRDITFDVQNEAHGEHVLERLEALPEVNVLSASDRIFLLHLGGKIRVQSKVPVNTRNVLSMIYTPGVGRVCQAIAKDPSKAYAFTIKSNSVAVVTDGSAVLGLGNLGPAAALPVMEGKVMLFKELAGIDAWPICVATQDPDEIIRIVRGIAPGFGGINLEDISAPRCFEIERALKTSLDIPVMHDDQHGTAVVLLAALTNALKVVGKRMEDVRIVVNGLGAAGTACCRILLAAGASHLIGCDKEGIVLMGDAEELRTCRTDLHACIRRDQPRGTLHDALKGADVFIGLSVGNVLNREDLERMNQDRIVFAMANPDPEIEPKVGDEASRIFATGRSDFPNQINNALSFPGIFRGALDVQASEINEAMKLAAAEAIAGCVPAEALSEDYIIPSVFDRDVVPRVAKAVAAAARATGVARRRIRIDDDLR